In Rhipicephalus microplus isolate Deutch F79 chromosome 9, USDA_Rmic, whole genome shotgun sequence, one genomic interval encodes:
- the LOC119165065 gene encoding glutathione S-transferase Mu 1 yields the protein MAPVLGYWDIRGLAQPIRLLLAHVDAKVDDKRYTCGPPPDFDRSSWLNEKTKLGLEFPNLPYYIDGDVKLTQSMAILRYLARKHGLEGKTEAEKQRVDVSEQQFADFRMNWVRLCYNPDFEKLKGDYLKNLPASLKAFSDYLGTHKFFAGDNLTYVDFIAYEMLAQHLIFAPDCLKDFANLKAFVDRIEALPHVAAYLKSDKCIKWPLNGDMASFGSRLQKKP from the exons ATGGCTCCTGTGCTCGGCTACTGGGACATTCGCGGG TTGGCCCAGCCCATCCGTCTGCTGCTTGCGCACGTGGACGCCAAGGTGGACGACAAGCGCTACACGTGCGGACCCCCGCCGGACTTTGACCGCAGCTCCTGGCTGAACGAGAAGACCAAGCTTGGGCTGGAGTTCCCCAAT CTGCCTTACTACATTGATGGCGATGTCAAGCTGACCCAGAGTATGGCTATCCTGCGTTACCTCGCCAGGAAGCATGGTTTGG AGGGCAAGACTGAAGCCGAGAAGCAGCGAGTGGATGTCTCTGAGCAGCAGTTCGCTGACTTCCGTATGAACTGGGTTCGTCTCTGCTACAACCCTGATTTC GAAAAGCTGAAGGGTGACTACCTCAAGAACCTGCCGGCTTCTCTCAAGGCTTTCTCCGACTATTTGGGAACCCACAAGTTCTTTGCTGGGGACAAT CTCACCTATGTTGACTTCATTGCTTACGAGATGCTTGCCCAACATCTCATTTTTGCTCCTGACTGCCTGAAGGACTTCGCCAACCTCAAGGCATTCGTCGACCGCATTGAG GCTCTTCCGCACGTTGCGGCCTACCTGAAGTCGGACAAGTGCATTAAGTGGCCTCTCAATGGCGACATGGCCAGCTTCGGCAGCAGGCTGCAGAAGAAGCCATGA